From Montipora foliosa isolate CH-2021 chromosome 6, ASM3666993v2, whole genome shotgun sequence, a single genomic window includes:
- the LOC138008669 gene encoding anionic trypsin-like — MVLKIFTFVLLFHWGQVSQGKEEMAENIQTETLQDILEHRSIYKREDQCLDQSEDCGLYEQYCSHPIYKDFVQNICKETCGLCEPEEGSVPPETTTPPRTEIPIDQGGVKCGKKGVHYRIVGGQNALPGAWPWQVTLDYTGESSPHWCGGSIVTPYWILTAAHCFAYGDDIQKYTITVGEHDLNSLEGYEQNITVDRIIKHPQYNSFNQDYDVALVKVKEPILYNHYVRPVCLAKTDFEPNTLCFVTGWGHTSEGGNIPKILQQAKVPLVSRKTCQQGYSDLGYAITERMRCAGYAEGKIDACQGDSGGPLVCFKDHTWYLMGVVSWGVGCARKGRYGVYADMMEVKYWVQKTINEN; from the exons ATGGTTCTGAAAATCTTCACTTTCGTTTTGCTTTTCCACTGGGGCCAAGTCTCTCAAGGGAAAGAAGAAATGGCAGAAAATATCCAAACAG aGACCTTGCAGGATATCCTCGAACACAGATCCATCTACAAAAGGGAAG aTCAGTGCTTGGATCAATCCGAGGACTGTGGTCTTTACGAACAGTACTGTTCCCACCCTATATACAAAGATTTTGTCCAGAATATCTGCAAAGAAACGTGTGGCCTTTGTGAACCAG AAGAAGGATCAGTCCCACCAGAAACAACTACTCCGCCACGTACAGAGATACCCATCGACCAAG GAGGCGTGAAATGCGGCAAGAAAGGTGTCCATTACAGGATAGTTGGGGGGCAGAACGCTCTTCCGGGAGCTTGGCCATGGCAAGTGACATTGGACTACACCGGTGAATCATCACCCCACTGGTGTGGGGGGTCAATTGTCACCCCATATTGGATTCTGACCGCCGCTCACTGTTTTGCTTACGGAGACGACATACAGAAGTACACCATCACCGTAG GTGAACACGACCTTAATAGTCTAGAGGGATATGAACAGAACATTACCGTCGACAGAATTATTAAACATCCACAATATAACAGCTTCAACCAGGACTATGACGTGGCTTTGGTAAAAGTGAAAGAACCAATCCTGTACAACCATTACGTGAGACCAGTGTGCCTTGCCAAGACGGACTTTGAACCCAACACTCTTTGTTTCGTGACTGGGTGGGGTCATACGTCAGAGGGTGGAAATATTCCTAAG ATTTTGCAACAAGCAAAAGTGCCTCTTGTCTCTCGAAAGACCTGCCAGCAAGGCTACTCAGACTTGGGGTACGCTattacagaacgcatgcgctgCGCAGGCTATGCAGAGGGAAAGATTGACGCATGCCAAGGAGACAGTGGAGGACCACTGGTCTGCTTTAAAGACCATACATGGTATTTGATGGGTGTGGTTAGTTGGGGCGTAGGATGCGCACGCAAGGGAAGATACGGAGTGTACGCTGACATGATGGAAGTCAAGTATTGGGTGCAGAAAACTATTAACGAGAACTAG